In one window of Cryptococcus depauperatus CBS 7841 chromosome 3, complete sequence DNA:
- a CDS encoding ribosomal protein L35 gives MPLRQSIPIHMFSTTSVDLAKYKLKSHSASKKRFFPNASGNFKRAQAGKSHLNTLFSSSKINRLAKGVYVTKTQAKKLRKLLPYA, from the exons ATGCCGTTGCGTCAATCGATCCCAATACATATGTTCTCAACGACATCTGTAGATCTCGCAAAGTACAAACTCAAAAGTCACTCTGCCAGCAAGAAAAGGTTTTTCCCCAACGCCTCTGGCAAC TTTAAACGA GCTCAGGCAGGGAAATCTCACCTCAACACTCTATTCTCGTCTTCCAAGATAAATAGATTAGCAAAGGGTGTCTATGTCACCAAGACTCAG GcaaagaagttgagaaaacTATTACCTTATGCTTGA